The stretch of DNA GTGGTTGGAATAGATGCAAAAAGAAGGTATGTTGATAATCCAAAAGAAAGTGATGATAAAAATATCATAGAAACTAAAAATGGTTATTGTTGGTTTGACACTAGTATCTATGGTGGAACTGAATTTACTGGCATTGATGCTATTGATTGGGCTCAAGAATGTCAAAAAAGAGGTGCTGGTGAAATTTTATTAACTTCTATGGATAGGGATGGAACTAAGGATGGGTATGATCTTGAACTAACTAAAGCAATTAATGATTCTGTTGATATTCCAGTTATAGCTTCAGGTGGTGTTGGTAAACCAGAACATATTTTTGAAGCTTTTGATATAGCTGATGCTAGTGCAGCTTTAGCAGCTAGTATTTTCCATTTTAATGAATATCCAATTCCTGAAGTTAAGGAATATTTAAAAGAAAAAAATATTAATGTTAGACTTTAGTTGAAAACATTAATGCTTGACTTTAATTGAAAATATTAATATTTGACTTTAATTGGAAATATGGATAATGTATTTAGCTTTTAATATGGATAAAAAATTTATTTTTTAATAGGTAGTTTACTTAATTAATATGGGGTTTAGTTTTAGTATGAAATTTGATAATTTAATAAATTTGGAACTAACACAGAAGTCAGGTCAAACATCTCAACCTCCTTGGATTGAGATGCATGGCAAATATTGTGATTTGATTTATTTAAATGAGGTGCCAATCCTTATTAAAGCTTATCAAGATGATATAACCTCTTTAAATATTAATTATGAGCTTCCTCTTGATATTGGAAATTTAAAAGATTCTGTTGATCAAAAAAATA from Methanobrevibacter arboriphilus JCM 13429 = DSM 1125 encodes:
- the hisF gene encoding imidazole glycerol phosphate synthase subunit HisF, with protein sequence MLTKRIIPCLDCDLQVPEGRVVKGVEFKQIKYAGNPVELANKYYEEGADEIVLLDITASREKRATMGNVVKDVTENVFIPICIGGGIRKVDDYIDMLKAGADKCSTNTAAIHNPDLINEASEVVGTQACVVGIDAKRRYVDNPKESDDKNIIETKNGYCWFDTSIYGGTEFTGIDAIDWAQECQKRGAGEILLTSMDRDGTKDGYDLELTKAINDSVDIPVIASGGVGKPEHIFEAFDIADASAALAASIFHFNEYPIPEVKEYLKEKNINVRL